The following coding sequences are from one Pelecanus crispus isolate bPelCri1 chromosome 15, bPelCri1.pri, whole genome shotgun sequence window:
- the ENO1 gene encoding alpha-enolase isoform X1 has protein sequence MSILKIHAREIFDSRGNPTVEVDLFTNKGLFRAAVPSGASTGVYEALELRDNDKTRYMGKGVSKAVEHINKTIAPALINKNVNVLEQEKIDKLMLEMDGSENKSKFGANAILGVSLAVCKAGAAEKGVPLYRHIADLAGNAEVILPVPAFNVINGGSHAGNKLAMQEFMILPVGADSFKEAMRIGAEVYHNLKNVIKEKYGKDATNVGDEGGFAPNILENREALELLKTAISKAGYSEKVVIGMDVAASEFYRDGKYDLDFKSPDDPSRYISPDQLADLYKGFVKNYPVVSIEDPFDQDDWAAWKKFTASAGIQVVGDDLTVTNPKRIAKAVEEKSCNCLLLKVNQIGSVTESLQACKLAQSNGWGVMVSHRSGETEDTFIADLVVGLCTGQIKTGAPCRSERLAKYNQLLRIEEELGSKARFAGRNFRNPRVN, from the exons ATGTCCATTCTCAAGATCCATGCCCGTGAAATCTTTGACTCTCGTGGGAATCCCACTGTTGAGGTAGACCTCTTTACCAACAAAG GTCTGTTCAGAGCTGCTGTTCCCAGCGGTGCCTCAACTGGAGTCTATGAAGCTCTGGAGCTTCGTGACAATGACAAGACACGCTACATGGGGAAAG GTGTCTCAAAAGCTGTTGAGCACATCAATAAAACAATTGCACCTGCACTGATTAACAAG aaTGTCAACGTTTTGGAGCAAGAAAAGATTGACAAACTGATGCTGGAAATGGATGGATCAGAGAACAAAT CCAAATTTGGTGCCAATGCCATCTTGGGTGTATCTCTGGCTGTATGCAAAGCTGGTGCTGCTGAGAAGGGTGTCCCCTTGTACCGTCACATTGCTGACCTTGCTGGAAATGCAGAAGTCATTCTTCCGGTTCCT GCTTTCAATGTGATCAATGGTGGCTCCCATGCTGGCAATAAGCTGGCTATGCAGGAGTTCATGATCCTTCCTGTGGGTGCTGACAGTTTCAAGGAGGCAATGCGTATTGGTGCAGAGGTCTATCACAATCTAAAGAACGTAATCAAGGAGAAGTATGGCAAGGATGCAACCAACGTGGGTGATGAGGGTGGCTTTGCCCCCAACAtactggaaaacagagaag CTCTGGAGTTGCTGAAGACTGCTATCAGCAAGGCTGGCTACTCTGAAAAGGTTGTCATTGGCATGGATGTGGCTGCCTCAGAGTTCTACCGTGATGGAAAGTATGACCTGGACTTCAAATCCCCTGATGACCCCAGCAGATACATTTCCCCTGATCAGCTGGCTGACCTGTACAAGGGCTTTGTCAAGAACTACCCTG TGGTGTCCATTGAAGACCCATTTGACCAGGATGACTGGGCTGCCTGGAAGAAGTTCACTGCCAGTGCTGGGATCCAGGTGGTTGGTGATGATCTGACTGTGACCAATCCCAAGCGTATTGCCAAGGCTGTGGAGGAGAAATCCTGCAACTGCCTCCTCCTTAAGGTCAACCAGATTGGCTCTGTGACAGAGTCCCTGCAAGC CTGCAAGCTTGCCCAGTCCAATGGCTGGGGTGTGATGGTGAGTCATCGCtctggagaaacagaagacaCCTTCATTGCGGATCTGGTAGTTGGTCTCTGCACTGGTCAG ATCAAAACTGGTGCCCCTTGCCGATCTGAGCGTCTAGCCAAGTACAACCAGCTGCTGAG AATTGAAGAGGAGCTTGGCAGCAAGGCCCGTTTCGCTGGAAGGAACTTCAGGAACCCTCGTGTCAACTAA
- the ENO1 gene encoding alpha-enolase isoform X2, which yields MSILKIHAREIFDSRGNPTVEVDLFTNKGLFRAAVPSGASTGVYEALELRDNDKTRYMGKGVSRAVKYVNEFLATALCTQNVNVLEQEKIDKLMLEMDGSENKSKFGANAILGVSLAVCKAGAAEKGVPLYRHIADLAGNAEVILPVPAFNVINGGSHAGNKLAMQEFMILPVGADSFKEAMRIGAEVYHNLKNVIKEKYGKDATNVGDEGGFAPNILENREALELLKTAISKAGYSEKVVIGMDVAASEFYRDGKYDLDFKSPDDPSRYISPDQLADLYKGFVKNYPVVSIEDPFDQDDWAAWKKFTASAGIQVVGDDLTVTNPKRIAKAVEEKSCNCLLLKVNQIGSVTESLQACKLAQSNGWGVMVSHRSGETEDTFIADLVVGLCTGQIKTGAPCRSERLAKYNQLLRIEEELGSKARFAGRNFRNPRVN from the exons ATGTCCATTCTCAAGATCCATGCCCGTGAAATCTTTGACTCTCGTGGGAATCCCACTGTTGAGGTAGACCTCTTTACCAACAAAG GTCTGTTCAGAGCTGCTGTTCCCAGCGGTGCCTCAACTGGAGTCTATGAAGCTCTGGAGCTTCGTGACAATGACAAGACACGCTACATGGGGAAAG GTGTATCCAGAGCTGTTAAATATGTTAACGAGTTCCTGGCGACAGCATTGTGTACGCAG aaTGTCAACGTTTTGGAGCAAGAAAAGATTGACAAACTGATGCTGGAAATGGATGGATCAGAGAACAAAT CCAAATTTGGTGCCAATGCCATCTTGGGTGTATCTCTGGCTGTATGCAAAGCTGGTGCTGCTGAGAAGGGTGTCCCCTTGTACCGTCACATTGCTGACCTTGCTGGAAATGCAGAAGTCATTCTTCCGGTTCCT GCTTTCAATGTGATCAATGGTGGCTCCCATGCTGGCAATAAGCTGGCTATGCAGGAGTTCATGATCCTTCCTGTGGGTGCTGACAGTTTCAAGGAGGCAATGCGTATTGGTGCAGAGGTCTATCACAATCTAAAGAACGTAATCAAGGAGAAGTATGGCAAGGATGCAACCAACGTGGGTGATGAGGGTGGCTTTGCCCCCAACAtactggaaaacagagaag CTCTGGAGTTGCTGAAGACTGCTATCAGCAAGGCTGGCTACTCTGAAAAGGTTGTCATTGGCATGGATGTGGCTGCCTCAGAGTTCTACCGTGATGGAAAGTATGACCTGGACTTCAAATCCCCTGATGACCCCAGCAGATACATTTCCCCTGATCAGCTGGCTGACCTGTACAAGGGCTTTGTCAAGAACTACCCTG TGGTGTCCATTGAAGACCCATTTGACCAGGATGACTGGGCTGCCTGGAAGAAGTTCACTGCCAGTGCTGGGATCCAGGTGGTTGGTGATGATCTGACTGTGACCAATCCCAAGCGTATTGCCAAGGCTGTGGAGGAGAAATCCTGCAACTGCCTCCTCCTTAAGGTCAACCAGATTGGCTCTGTGACAGAGTCCCTGCAAGC CTGCAAGCTTGCCCAGTCCAATGGCTGGGGTGTGATGGTGAGTCATCGCtctggagaaacagaagacaCCTTCATTGCGGATCTGGTAGTTGGTCTCTGCACTGGTCAG ATCAAAACTGGTGCCCCTTGCCGATCTGAGCGTCTAGCCAAGTACAACCAGCTGCTGAG AATTGAAGAGGAGCTTGGCAGCAAGGCCCGTTTCGCTGGAAGGAACTTCAGGAACCCTCGTGTCAACTAA
- the ENO1 gene encoding alpha-enolase isoform X3, with amino-acid sequence MSILKIHAREIFDSRGNPTVEVDLFTNKGLFRAAVPSGASTGVYEALELRDNDKTRYMGKAKFGANAILGVSLAVCKAGAAEKGVPLYRHIADLAGNAEVILPVPAFNVINGGSHAGNKLAMQEFMILPVGADSFKEAMRIGAEVYHNLKNVIKEKYGKDATNVGDEGGFAPNILENREALELLKTAISKAGYSEKVVIGMDVAASEFYRDGKYDLDFKSPDDPSRYISPDQLADLYKGFVKNYPVVSIEDPFDQDDWAAWKKFTASAGIQVVGDDLTVTNPKRIAKAVEEKSCNCLLLKVNQIGSVTESLQACKLAQSNGWGVMVSHRSGETEDTFIADLVVGLCTGQIKTGAPCRSERLAKYNQLLRIEEELGSKARFAGRNFRNPRVN; translated from the exons ATGTCCATTCTCAAGATCCATGCCCGTGAAATCTTTGACTCTCGTGGGAATCCCACTGTTGAGGTAGACCTCTTTACCAACAAAG GTCTGTTCAGAGCTGCTGTTCCCAGCGGTGCCTCAACTGGAGTCTATGAAGCTCTGGAGCTTCGTGACAATGACAAGACACGCTACATGGGGAAAG CCAAATTTGGTGCCAATGCCATCTTGGGTGTATCTCTGGCTGTATGCAAAGCTGGTGCTGCTGAGAAGGGTGTCCCCTTGTACCGTCACATTGCTGACCTTGCTGGAAATGCAGAAGTCATTCTTCCGGTTCCT GCTTTCAATGTGATCAATGGTGGCTCCCATGCTGGCAATAAGCTGGCTATGCAGGAGTTCATGATCCTTCCTGTGGGTGCTGACAGTTTCAAGGAGGCAATGCGTATTGGTGCAGAGGTCTATCACAATCTAAAGAACGTAATCAAGGAGAAGTATGGCAAGGATGCAACCAACGTGGGTGATGAGGGTGGCTTTGCCCCCAACAtactggaaaacagagaag CTCTGGAGTTGCTGAAGACTGCTATCAGCAAGGCTGGCTACTCTGAAAAGGTTGTCATTGGCATGGATGTGGCTGCCTCAGAGTTCTACCGTGATGGAAAGTATGACCTGGACTTCAAATCCCCTGATGACCCCAGCAGATACATTTCCCCTGATCAGCTGGCTGACCTGTACAAGGGCTTTGTCAAGAACTACCCTG TGGTGTCCATTGAAGACCCATTTGACCAGGATGACTGGGCTGCCTGGAAGAAGTTCACTGCCAGTGCTGGGATCCAGGTGGTTGGTGATGATCTGACTGTGACCAATCCCAAGCGTATTGCCAAGGCTGTGGAGGAGAAATCCTGCAACTGCCTCCTCCTTAAGGTCAACCAGATTGGCTCTGTGACAGAGTCCCTGCAAGC CTGCAAGCTTGCCCAGTCCAATGGCTGGGGTGTGATGGTGAGTCATCGCtctggagaaacagaagacaCCTTCATTGCGGATCTGGTAGTTGGTCTCTGCACTGGTCAG ATCAAAACTGGTGCCCCTTGCCGATCTGAGCGTCTAGCCAAGTACAACCAGCTGCTGAG AATTGAAGAGGAGCTTGGCAGCAAGGCCCGTTTCGCTGGAAGGAACTTCAGGAACCCTCGTGTCAACTAA